Proteins encoded by one window of Companilactobacillus ginsenosidimutans:
- a CDS encoding VIT1/CCC1 transporter family protein: MEKAKKNRSLAEKINVMRASVMGANDGIVSVAGIVIGVAGATNNNYAIFLAGIAGMLAGTISMAMGEWVSVSTQRDSEKMAVLKEKSALDSHYQEEFDFIKNKYQNTGIPGELAAKATTEMLDGDQLDTAVRERYGFNPKEKTSAIAAALASMISFPTGSLLPLLSITLFPERIKLVATVIAVVIALVITGYSAAALGNANKSRAVLRNVVSGLLTMIVTYGIGLLFAH; the protein is encoded by the coding sequence ATGGAAAAAGCCAAGAAGAATAGAAGCCTTGCTGAAAAAATTAATGTTATGCGTGCCAGTGTTATGGGTGCTAATGATGGCATTGTTTCAGTAGCAGGTATTGTCATCGGTGTTGCCGGTGCCACAAATAATAATTATGCAATATTTTTAGCCGGGATCGCCGGAATGTTAGCCGGAACAATTTCAATGGCAATGGGCGAATGGGTATCAGTAAGTACCCAAAGAGATTCAGAGAAAATGGCTGTTTTAAAAGAAAAATCTGCTCTCGATTCACATTATCAAGAGGAATTTGATTTTATTAAAAATAAATATCAGAATACTGGAATCCCAGGTGAACTCGCCGCGAAAGCTACAACCGAGATGTTAGACGGAGATCAACTTGACACAGCAGTCAGAGAACGTTATGGATTTAATCCTAAAGAAAAAACTAGCGCCATCGCCGCAGCTTTAGCGTCAATGATTTCATTTCCAACCGGATCATTACTCCCACTATTATCAATTACACTTTTTCCAGAGAGAATTAAATTAGTTGCGACAGTAATTGCCGTCGTTATCGCATTAGTAATTACCGGATATTCAGCCGCAGCATTAGGTAATGCAAATAAATCTCGTGCCGTCTTGAGAAATGTAGTTTCAGGATTATTAACAATGATCGTCACATATGGAATTGGATTGTTGTTCGCACACTAA
- a CDS encoding Fur family transcriptional regulator, which translates to MATKNVADETLKVLKDNKLRVTPQRHVILSYLASHHNHPSVDTIHAALNKELPNLGASTIYNTLNTFVERGLVIELQNGDGSTHYDYFGTPHYHAICTNCGKIVDVSYEGFGKDEKEFEKKTAELSGYMISGNHMEVYGLCPECQIKLGISRG; encoded by the coding sequence ATGGCTACGAAGAATGTTGCAGACGAGACTTTAAAGGTTTTAAAAGACAACAAGTTGCGTGTCACTCCACAGCGTCATGTAATTTTGTCATATCTTGCTAGTCATCATAATCATCCATCAGTTGACACGATTCACGCTGCTTTAAATAAGGAGCTTCCCAATTTAGGTGCATCAACCATTTACAACACATTGAATACATTCGTTGAACGAGGACTCGTCATTGAACTTCAAAATGGCGATGGAAGTACTCATTACGATTATTTCGGAACTCCCCACTACCACGCTATTTGTACTAACTGTGGAAAAATTGTTGATGTTTCATATGAGGGATTTGGCAAAGATGAGAAGGAATTCGAAAAGAAAACTGCTGAGTTATCTGGGTATATGATCTCTGGTAATCATATGGAGGTTTACGGTTTGTGTCCTGAGTGTCAGATTAAGCTTGGAATTTCTCGAGGTTAG
- a CDS encoding FMN-dependent NADH-azoreductase, translated as MKVLIINAHPDYNNPARTINKLEKHSIEMINKLAPEDEIEELELYNPKNNIPEISAETLNHPEIVEPIQDKLINQWKRSDLILIMMPLHNFNVVTKLKDYIDNIFIAKKTFKYTAEGSVGLLDGHQKVAYIQSSGSDYEHDLKYVNADFAPNYIRTIMNFMGIIQMKLIRAQGMDLVGSNRSAIVEKAMQEITHYLTDALARDEVPEGSVTK; from the coding sequence ATGAAGGTTTTAATTATAAATGCACATCCAGATTACAATAATCCAGCTAGAACGATTAATAAACTAGAAAAACACAGCATCGAAATGATTAACAAACTTGCTCCAGAAGACGAAATTGAAGAGTTAGAACTTTACAATCCTAAAAACAATATTCCGGAAATTTCAGCAGAAACATTAAATCATCCAGAAATAGTCGAGCCAATCCAAGATAAACTAATAAACCAATGGAAAAGATCCGACTTAATCCTAATAATGATGCCACTACACAATTTCAATGTAGTAACAAAATTAAAAGATTACATAGATAACATATTCATAGCGAAGAAAACCTTCAAATACACGGCAGAGGGATCGGTAGGCCTATTAGACGGACATCAAAAAGTAGCCTACATCCAATCCAGCGGAAGTGACTATGAGCATGATTTAAAATACGTAAACGCCGACTTCGCCCCAAACTACATAAGAACCATAATGAATTTCATGGGAATAATACAAATGAAATTAATAAGAGCCCAGGGCATGGATCTAGTAGGAAGTAACAGATCAGCAATAGTAGAAAAAGCAATGCAAGAAATAACACACTATCTAACCGATGCGTTAGCGAGGGATGAAGTACCAGAGGGTAGCGTAACAAAGTGA
- a CDS encoding PLP-dependent aminotransferase family protein — MFHINRDSHEQIYLQLYRQLRAEIETGVRLPTQAVPSTRFLAKSLSVSRNTVDHAFQDLVAEGYLESRPGAGYHVATHLPIFSAQSNITDQEPLQEKFIYDFTDDYDRMTLFPKRAWLDAEQSMMLGGLTHIQPANGDLQYREQLVNYLARLKNIDVDADQIVVTNGFNEAAGIIANLIPNLAENKIAVANPIAPNASGIWNRLGVDVIDFDDIDCLPEASAYVICPTHNFPDGHGLDNDERQTFSKWLIKNNRYLIELDTDGTLIYDGNQTPAIHHFLDGRKSFYYTNYDDTLGSALCMGILVLPKELLPIYKEKYGKLPNRNSLWQQQILSRMIANDSLERYIRQLTIVYRNRRELLIASLKKSLGSKIEFTGTNTGTFIVAKLQTDQSISKLIRSASEVGVGIVNPDRCWHNQPKDDKSIIMSFRQVDDDKIIDGVKALAEVWDQLL; from the coding sequence ATGTTCCATATTAACCGAGATAGTCATGAACAAATTTATCTACAATTGTATCGACAATTACGTGCGGAAATTGAAACTGGTGTCCGTCTTCCTACGCAAGCTGTACCGAGCACTCGATTTTTGGCAAAGTCTCTTTCCGTCAGTCGAAATACTGTCGACCATGCATTCCAAGACTTAGTAGCTGAAGGTTATTTGGAAAGTAGGCCGGGTGCTGGATATCATGTCGCCACTCACCTTCCAATTTTTTCAGCTCAGTCCAACATTACTGATCAAGAGCCTCTTCAAGAAAAATTTATATACGATTTCACTGATGATTATGATCGCATGACTTTATTTCCAAAACGAGCTTGGCTTGATGCTGAACAAAGTATGATGCTCGGTGGTTTGACTCATATTCAACCAGCAAATGGAGATTTACAATATCGAGAGCAACTAGTAAATTACTTGGCACGATTGAAAAATATTGATGTTGACGCTGACCAAATTGTTGTTACGAATGGATTCAACGAAGCTGCGGGAATTATTGCGAATCTAATTCCTAACTTGGCTGAAAATAAAATTGCTGTGGCAAATCCAATTGCTCCAAATGCTAGTGGCATCTGGAATCGGCTAGGTGTCGATGTCATAGACTTTGACGATATCGATTGTTTGCCTGAAGCATCAGCATACGTAATTTGTCCGACTCATAATTTTCCAGATGGGCATGGTCTTGATAACGATGAGCGTCAAACTTTTTCAAAATGGCTGATTAAAAATAACCGTTACTTGATTGAACTCGATACTGATGGAACACTGATTTATGATGGTAATCAGACTCCAGCAATCCATCACTTTTTGGATGGTCGAAAGAGTTTCTACTATACTAATTACGACGATACTTTAGGATCTGCTCTATGCATGGGGATTCTTGTTTTGCCAAAAGAACTGCTCCCCATTTATAAAGAAAAGTATGGAAAACTTCCCAATCGAAATTCTTTATGGCAGCAACAAATTCTTAGTCGTATGATTGCTAACGATTCTTTGGAAAGGTATATTCGACAATTAACAATTGTTTATCGTAACCGACGTGAGTTATTAATTGCTTCTTTAAAAAAGAGTCTGGGGTCAAAAATTGAATTTACTGGCACGAATACTGGTACATTTATTGTGGCTAAGCTTCAAACAGACCAATCAATCTCCAAACTAATTCGGTCTGCCAGTGAAGTTGGTGTTGGAATTGTTAATCCCGACCGATGTTGGCATAACCAGCCTAAAGATGATAAAAGCATCATCATGAGTTTCCGACAAGTTGACGATGATAAAATTATCGATGGAGTCAAGGCTTTGGCAGAAGTTTGGGACCAGTTGCTTTGA
- a CDS encoding LCP family protein, with translation MKHIKRILIALGVVIVIALIAGFSYYKSIDNALDGIHTSKTSASNKIQNGKPFSILLLGADTGADGRTDRGMSDTIIVITVNPKTDKATMYSVPRDTLAEMVGDKKKNVQKINAAYNIGKSTMAKNSISELLNVPIDYSMAVDMNAIKTTVDYVGGIDVDSPMKVSFDGVTIQKGKHHLNGKEALTYARMRYQDPRGDYGRQQRQQQVLKAVVKKLKTPEYLVKLPGLIKKLGVDVNTDLTDKEIRQIPMKYHSVSTDFDTGHLQGKTAWINGSSYQVAPTNNLQDGSDTLRTSLGLSTETISNTETTLNKLNGKFFKNNDDTDYDTNGLNTTYYTNNTH, from the coding sequence ATGAAACACATAAAAAGAATTCTAATTGCTCTTGGAGTTGTTATTGTTATTGCTCTGATTGCTGGATTCAGTTATTACAAGAGTATCGACAACGCCCTTGATGGTATTCATACTAGTAAAACTAGTGCTTCAAATAAGATTCAAAATGGTAAACCTTTTTCAATTTTACTTTTAGGTGCCGATACTGGTGCTGATGGTCGTACTGACCGTGGAATGTCCGATACTATTATTGTTATTACAGTTAATCCAAAAACTGATAAAGCTACTATGTATTCTGTTCCTCGTGACACTTTGGCCGAAATGGTTGGTGACAAGAAGAAAAATGTTCAAAAAATCAACGCCGCGTACAATATTGGTAAGAGCACCATGGCAAAAAATTCTATTAGTGAATTATTGAATGTTCCCATCGATTACAGTATGGCAGTTGATATGAACGCTATTAAAACCACTGTCGATTATGTCGGTGGAATCGATGTCGATTCTCCAATGAAGGTTAGTTTTGACGGAGTAACTATTCAAAAAGGTAAGCATCATTTGAATGGTAAAGAAGCTCTCACTTATGCACGTATGAGATATCAAGATCCCCGTGGCGACTATGGTCGTCAACAACGTCAACAACAAGTTTTGAAAGCCGTTGTTAAGAAACTTAAGACTCCTGAATATCTGGTAAAATTGCCCGGTCTGATTAAAAAATTAGGTGTTGACGTCAATACCGACTTAACGGATAAGGAAATCAGACAAATACCAATGAAATATCACAGTGTTTCAACTGATTTCGATACTGGTCACTTGCAAGGTAAGACCGCTTGGATCAACGGTAGTTCTTATCAAGTTGCTCCAACTAATAATCTTCAAGATGGTTCTGACACATTGAGAACATCCCTCGGATTATCTACTGAAACAATTAGTAATACTGAAACCACTTTGAACAAGTTGAATGGTAAATTCTTTAAAAATAATGACGATACTGATTATGATACAAATGGTTTGAATACTACTTATTACACAAATAATACTCATTAG
- a CDS encoding NADP-dependent oxidoreductase: protein MKAAQLDSYNKNYQLTVRDIPTPKISDTEALVQVKYAAVNPLENLIGTGSVKIIQNYKMPHTMGNEITGEIVEIGSKVNAFKVGDVIYSRLPIKTGGGFAEFVAVDSDAIALLPKNLNPQNGAAAPLTGLTAYQGLHEELNAHAGQTVLIPGGSGSFGQMAIPIAKDMGLHVIVTGSGAQKERTIAIGADEYLDYKTENYWEKLKDVDLVIDTRGVQELNHELSVIKPGGRLLSLIMGPNKQFAKDRDFGFVKSFLFSMNGKKFDNAAAKKGASYRFIFVRSDGEQLKKITKIIEDNNIVPAVDPTEFTLDDINDALKLITSGRPKGKVLIKVSD from the coding sequence ATGAAAGCTGCACAATTAGATTCGTATAATAAAAATTATCAATTGACTGTTAGAGATATACCTACACCAAAAATTTCCGATACAGAAGCATTGGTTCAAGTGAAATACGCTGCTGTCAATCCGCTGGAAAACTTGATTGGTACTGGTAGCGTCAAAATTATTCAAAACTATAAAATGCCACATACAATGGGAAATGAAATAACAGGTGAAATTGTAGAAATTGGTTCGAAGGTTAATGCCTTCAAAGTTGGGGATGTGATTTATAGTCGATTACCAATTAAAACTGGTGGTGGCTTTGCCGAATTTGTTGCCGTTGATAGCGATGCAATTGCTTTATTACCTAAGAATTTAAATCCACAAAACGGTGCTGCGGCGCCTTTAACCGGATTAACAGCTTATCAAGGATTACATGAAGAACTCAACGCCCATGCTGGTCAAACGGTGCTTATTCCCGGTGGGTCAGGTTCATTTGGTCAAATGGCAATTCCCATTGCTAAAGACATGGGACTGCACGTTATCGTCACAGGTAGTGGTGCACAAAAAGAACGCACAATTGCGATTGGCGCTGATGAATATCTAGATTATAAAACTGAAAACTACTGGGAAAAATTGAAAGATGTTGATTTAGTTATTGATACACGTGGTGTTCAAGAACTTAACCACGAACTTTCGGTAATCAAACCAGGTGGACGTTTGCTTTCTCTAATCATGGGACCAAACAAACAGTTTGCAAAAGATCGTGATTTTGGATTTGTCAAAAGCTTTTTATTCTCAATGAATGGTAAGAAATTTGATAATGCTGCTGCTAAAAAGGGTGCTAGTTATAGATTTATATTTGTCCGCAGTGATGGCGAACAACTTAAGAAAATTACCAAAATAATTGAAGATAACAATATTGTTCCAGCAGTTGATCCAACTGAATTTACTTTAGATGATATTAATGATGCCCTCAAACTAATTACCTCTGGTCGTCCAAAGGGAAAAGTTTTAATAAAAGTTTCAGACTAA
- a CDS encoding helix-turn-helix domain-containing protein: MEKLGTLLKSIRHDQHQTQKSVASGICSQSMLSAIENNEYLPNAAIFIQLAKRLNIDLNQIGLANNFDISSQKNFNDTLSKLCGEHKYQQLLDFLQQDEVIDQLEEGTQTQAYYYYLAVAQMQTGHTDDAFTSGKLSIAEANDREPSTLTRLAYISLAYAHATQHKGKLARANQDLAFNNLEKLKYDEDQNILFYLAALIDYELQDYEGSANKLKDGIKFITSHNSHYMLANSYYLLSLIAEKLNNDVEKIEASKRSNLFTDLYEENVFEDI, translated from the coding sequence TTGGAAAAATTAGGAACACTTCTTAAATCAATTAGACATGACCAGCATCAGACTCAGAAATCTGTCGCTAGTGGTATTTGCTCACAATCAATGTTGTCAGCTATTGAAAATAACGAATACTTACCAAACGCTGCGATTTTTATTCAGTTGGCGAAAAGATTGAATATCGATCTCAACCAAATTGGTTTGGCTAATAATTTTGATATTAGCTCCCAAAAAAATTTTAACGACACCCTATCCAAATTGTGTGGAGAACATAAGTATCAACAGTTACTGGATTTTCTTCAACAAGATGAGGTCATTGACCAACTCGAAGAAGGTACCCAAACTCAAGCCTACTATTACTATTTGGCGGTTGCGCAAATGCAAACTGGCCACACGGATGACGCCTTTACCTCTGGAAAACTTTCCATAGCTGAAGCTAATGATCGTGAACCCAGTACTCTTACGCGCTTGGCATATATTTCTTTGGCGTATGCGCACGCAACTCAACATAAGGGTAAATTGGCGCGTGCAAATCAAGACTTAGCTTTCAATAATTTGGAAAAATTGAAATATGACGAAGATCAGAACATCTTGTTCTACTTGGCGGCATTAATTGATTATGAGCTGCAGGATTATGAAGGCTCTGCAAACAAGCTCAAGGACGGCATCAAGTTTATCACTAGTCACAACTCACATTACATGCTGGCTAACTCATATTATTTGCTGTCACTGATTGCCGAGAAATTGAACAACGATGTCGAGAAGATTGAAGCTTCAAAGCGTTCAAACTTATTCACAGATTTATATGAGGAAAATGTTTTTGAAGATATATAA
- a CDS encoding NAD(P)H-binding protein encodes MTNVLIIGATGSVGSTTRSYFLQNTDDKLTLMARHAARLRKVNPDREKTISGDVTDQAVLAQALEGQDVVFAALSGNLGTMAQSIVTAMDKSDVKRLLFITSMGIYNEIPASMGGGNLNSNPMLSSYRKAADIIEASDLDYTVIRPGWFDNSDDTDYEITKKGEPFGGHDVSITSIADLVVRLAHDPKLGLRDSLGINRK; translated from the coding sequence ATGACTAATGTATTGATTATTGGAGCCACTGGTTCCGTAGGTAGCACAACTAGAAGTTATTTTTTGCAAAACACAGATGACAAGCTAACTTTAATGGCTAGACATGCAGCCAGATTGCGTAAGGTGAATCCAGATCGTGAGAAAACTATTTCTGGTGATGTAACTGATCAAGCTGTTCTAGCACAAGCCTTAGAGGGACAGGATGTTGTATTCGCAGCCTTAAGTGGAAATTTGGGTACGATGGCACAATCAATCGTTACTGCCATGGACAAGTCAGACGTTAAACGTCTTTTGTTCATCACATCAATGGGAATTTACAACGAGATTCCTGCTTCAATGGGTGGAGGAAACTTGAATTCTAACCCAATGCTCAGCTCGTATCGTAAAGCTGCAGATATTATTGAAGCTTCAGATTTGGACTACACAGTTATCCGTCCTGGTTGGTTTGATAACAGTGACGACACCGATTATGAAATCACTAAGAAGGGTGAACCCTTTGGTGGACATGATGTTTCAATTACCAGTATCGCTGATTTAGTAGTGAGATTGGCACATGATCCAAAACTAGGATTGCGTGATAGCTTAGGAATTAATAGGAAATAA
- a CDS encoding MerR family transcriptional regulator — protein sequence MATYTVQQVAKKMDLTTYTVRYYHDHGLLPFVKRDKNNNRVFDDADLEWVKLITCLRATGMPLDQIKQYFDLVIEGEDTVPERYQIMLKQQQKTLDEINELQNHLKTINFKVAHYADLLINHQPDSFEPSNIREKSAEK from the coding sequence TTGGCAACATATACTGTTCAACAAGTAGCTAAAAAAATGGATCTTACAACTTATACTGTTCGTTATTATCATGATCACGGGTTACTTCCTTTTGTAAAACGTGATAAGAACAACAATCGTGTTTTTGATGATGCAGATCTTGAATGGGTTAAATTGATTACGTGTTTGCGTGCAACTGGTATGCCTTTGGACCAAATCAAGCAATATTTTGACTTGGTTATTGAGGGTGAAGATACTGTTCCTGAGCGTTATCAGATTATGCTTAAGCAACAACAGAAAACTCTTGATGAGATTAATGAGTTACAAAATCATTTGAAAACTATTAATTTCAAGGTTGCTCATTATGCGGATTTGTTGATTAATCATCAGCCCGATTCGTTTGAGCCTTCTAACATTCGAGAAAAATCTGCCGAAAAATAG
- a CDS encoding glycoside hydrolase family 73 protein: MRKNLLLTSVAVLNTLATVAVPSVVSAETTDTDQNTNNETEVTPTKEDTSDSDAVITEASEDPDVATGNGAANTIVGPHVDKADPTVAHSMDMEGLEAAEANVLSRSWSSQQRWAESVGPMAQRSAQRYNLYASVMMAQAIIESGWGGSALALPPNHNLFGIKGSYNGQSVYMRTAEYSSTYGWYYINAAFAKYPTYEESFNDNGVKLRYGLTWNGAFYKGTWKENTRSYRDATAWLQGRYATAPNYASVLNNIIDSYDLTRWDSKPVPQEPEVDAGMDAPLNGEFFNYEDIGTIKNANGAKMYVQADPNYPTKRTLPNGSNWRVTGKVLSNQGELYFRVSTKEYVKAADIQLKSSTEGETTHKIIKATNPDSYAVPLVSFHENNKMKDSNRGLANDNYWAVDKTRVVDGHTYYRVSTNEWIKDTYATITQG; encoded by the coding sequence ATGCGTAAAAACTTGCTACTAACTAGTGTTGCGGTGTTAAATACTTTAGCAACAGTGGCTGTACCTAGTGTTGTTTCTGCTGAAACTACTGATACAGATCAAAATACAAATAATGAAACTGAAGTTACACCTACTAAGGAAGATACTTCTGACAGTGATGCTGTTATTACTGAGGCTTCTGAAGATCCAGATGTGGCTACTGGTAATGGTGCGGCTAATACTATTGTGGGACCTCATGTTGATAAAGCTGATCCTACTGTGGCTCACTCTATGGATATGGAAGGTCTTGAAGCTGCTGAAGCTAATGTTTTATCACGTTCATGGTCTTCTCAACAACGTTGGGCTGAATCAGTTGGACCTATGGCTCAACGTTCAGCTCAAAGATATAACTTATATGCTTCAGTTATGATGGCTCAAGCTATTATTGAATCTGGCTGGGGTGGATCAGCTTTAGCGTTGCCACCTAACCATAACCTTTTCGGTATTAAAGGTAGTTACAATGGCCAATCAGTTTATATGAGAACAGCTGAATATAGTTCAACTTATGGTTGGTACTATATCAATGCTGCTTTTGCCAAATACCCTACTTATGAAGAATCATTCAACGATAACGGTGTAAAACTTCGTTATGGTTTAACTTGGAATGGTGCTTTCTACAAAGGTACTTGGAAAGAAAATACTCGTTCATACCGTGATGCTACTGCTTGGTTGCAAGGTCGTTACGCTACTGCACCTAACTATGCTTCAGTATTGAATAACATCATCGACTCATATGATTTAACAAGATGGGACTCTAAACCAGTTCCTCAAGAACCAGAAGTTGATGCGGGTATGGATGCACCACTTAATGGTGAATTCTTCAACTATGAAGATATCGGTACAATCAAAAACGCTAATGGCGCCAAAATGTATGTTCAGGCTGACCCAAATTATCCTACAAAACGTACATTACCAAATGGATCAAACTGGCGTGTAACTGGTAAAGTTCTTTCAAACCAAGGTGAACTTTACTTCCGTGTTTCAACTAAAGAATACGTTAAGGCTGCAGATATTCAATTGAAATCTTCAACTGAAGGCGAGACAACACACAAGATTATCAAGGCTACTAACCCTGATAGTTATGCCGTTCCACTCGTATCTTTCCATGAAAACAACAAGATGAAAGATAGTAATCGTGGTTTAGCTAACGACAATTACTGGGCTGTTGATAAGACTCGTGTCGTAGATGGTCACACTTATTATCGTGTTTCTACTAATGAATGGATCAAAGATACATACGCTACAATTACACAAGGTTAA
- a CDS encoding glucose-1-dehydrogenase, with translation MYTDLNGKVAVVTGGSKGIGHAIAKRFGQEKMSVVINYHSDKAGAESAAKSVTDEGGKAAIVQADISTEEGAKALLDAAVENFGGMDIWINNAGMEIKSPTHELSLDDWNKVTAVDQTGVFLGSKVALDYFVKNNKKGNIINMSSVHEAIPWPTFASYAAAKGSVKLFTKTIAMEYANQNVRVNAIGPGAINTPINAEKFADKKQYDKTVSMVPMNRIGTPEEVAAGAAWLASDESSYVTGITLFIDGGMTLYPAFKDGEG, from the coding sequence ATGTACACAGATTTGAATGGAAAAGTAGCCGTCGTAACTGGCGGATCAAAGGGAATCGGGCACGCCATTGCCAAGCGTTTCGGACAAGAAAAAATGTCCGTTGTAATCAACTACCACAGTGATAAAGCAGGTGCAGAATCAGCTGCCAAATCAGTCACCGACGAGGGCGGAAAAGCAGCAATTGTCCAAGCCGACATCAGTACTGAAGAAGGAGCAAAAGCCCTTTTGGATGCTGCTGTCGAAAACTTCGGCGGCATGGACATTTGGATCAACAACGCCGGAATGGAAATCAAGTCACCAACTCATGAATTGAGTCTCGATGACTGGAATAAAGTGACAGCAGTCGACCAAACAGGAGTATTCCTCGGATCAAAAGTTGCCCTAGATTATTTTGTAAAAAATAATAAAAAAGGAAACATCATCAACATGTCGTCAGTCCACGAAGCAATCCCATGGCCAACATTTGCCAGTTATGCCGCCGCAAAAGGTAGTGTAAAACTATTCACCAAGACAATCGCAATGGAATACGCCAACCAAAACGTAAGAGTAAACGCCATCGGCCCAGGAGCCATTAACACACCAATCAACGCCGAAAAGTTTGCCGACAAGAAACAATACGACAAAACAGTATCAATGGTACCAATGAACAGAATAGGAACCCCAGAAGAAGTAGCAGCAGGAGCAGCCTGGCTAGCATCAGACGAATCCAGCTACGTAACAGGAATTACACTGTTTATCGATGGAGGGATGACACTTTATCCCGCTTTTAAAGATGGGGAAGGATAA
- a CDS encoding aldo/keto reductase — translation MTKLDETYTLNNGLEIPKVAFGTWQMPAEKTRQSVLDALEAGYRHIDTALAYGNEKEVGQAVRDSGIPRDQIYVTSKLPGETKTYEGAKKDFETTFNNLDIDYLDLYLIHAPFPWQEMGNVPADPAKYDKANQEIWKAMEEILATGKVKSIGVSNFNVRDMKALIDNSNVKPAVDQIQYYVGYTEPKISAYAKENDILVEAYSPLATGRMLSNPTVERIAEKYKASVAQLAIQFVIQNGALPLPKATHKEHILDNAKLDFKISEEDMEKLNSLSDTAVDMWHNGHQE, via the coding sequence ATGACAAAATTAGATGAAACATACACATTAAACAATGGTTTAGAAATTCCTAAAGTAGCTTTTGGTACATGGCAAATGCCTGCTGAAAAGACTCGCCAATCAGTTCTTGACGCCTTGGAAGCCGGATATCGTCATATCGATACTGCTTTAGCATATGGAAATGAAAAAGAAGTGGGACAAGCTGTCCGTGACTCAGGAATTCCCCGTGACCAAATTTACGTCACATCAAAATTGCCTGGTGAAACAAAGACATATGAAGGTGCCAAGAAGGATTTTGAAACAACTTTCAACAATCTAGATATCGACTACCTTGACTTGTACTTAATTCACGCACCATTCCCATGGCAAGAAATGGGTAACGTACCAGCTGATCCTGCAAAATATGACAAAGCCAACCAAGAAATTTGGAAAGCAATGGAAGAAATCCTAGCAACAGGAAAAGTTAAGTCAATCGGCGTGTCAAACTTTAATGTCAGAGACATGAAAGCATTGATCGACAACTCAAACGTAAAACCAGCAGTTGACCAAATCCAATATTACGTAGGATACACAGAACCAAAGATTTCTGCATATGCTAAAGAAAACGACATTCTAGTAGAAGCATATTCACCACTAGCAACAGGTAGAATGCTAAGCAACCCAACAGTAGAACGCATCGCAGAAAAATATAAAGCCAGTGTAGCTCAACTAGCAATCCAATTTGTAATTCAAAACGGAGCTCTACCACTGCCAAAGGCAACCCACAAAGAACACATCCTCGACAACGCAAAACTCGACTTCAAGATTTCTGAGGAAGATATGGAAAAACTAAATAGCTTATCAGATACCGCCGTTGACATGTGGCATAATGGACACCAAGAATAA